The following nucleotide sequence is from Pseudonocardia sp. C8.
ACCGCTCGTCAACCCCCCGGGCAGGGGGTCGAACTTGACCGCGCCGGACCGGACCCGGAGGATTACTCTCCGTATCAAATAGGGAACGTGCCGCAGGGCCGGAGCGAGCGCGCCGGTACACGAGCCGGCGCGGGCCCGGTGTCGCCACCCCGCCGGGCAACCACCCACAGGGGCGACGACACGGCCACTTCCGGCACACCGCCGGTGACGACCGGCCGCCGGCACGGACCGCAGGAACGAGGAGATCGATGGGCGACTACGCCAAGGCGCTCGGGGGCAAGCTCCGGGCGATCAGGCAGCAGCAGGGGCTGTCGCTGCACGGCGTCGAGCAGAAGTCGGGCGGGCGCTGGAAGGCGGTCGTCGTGGGCTCCTACGAGCGCGGCGACCGTGCGGTCACCGTGCAGAAGCTGGCCGAGCTGGCCGACTTCTACGGGGTCCCGGTGGCCGAGCTGCTCCCCGAGGGGCGCGTCCCGTCGGGCAGCGAGCCCGCCACCAAGATCGTGATCAATCTGGAGCGGCTGCAGCAGCTGCCCGCGGACAAGGTCGGGCCGCTGGCCCGCTACGCCGCGGCCATCCAGAGCCAGCGCGGCGACTACAACGGCAAGGTGCTCTCGATCCGGGCCGAGGACCTGCGCTCGCTCGCGATCATCTACGACATGTCCCCCGGCGAGCTGACCGACCAGCTCATCGAGTGGGGCGTGCTGCCGCCCGAGTCCCGGCCCGGCCCGCACGTGGGATGATCGGACCCGCCGGACGCGCCCCAGGGGAAGGGTGGCGCGCTCGGCGCCCGTCCGGGCGGTGGTGGCCGTTTGCTCGGCACAGTTCTCCGGCCGTCACCGCCCGGATCTCCGCGTGGCCCTACAGGGTGGCGCGCAGGTGCTCGGCGATGTCCGAGATCTGGCCGAGCACGCCGTTGACGTAGCGCGGCGAGTCGTCGGTGGACAGGGTCCGGGCCAGCTCGACGGCCTCGGTGATCGCCACCGGGTCGTCGACGTCGTCGACCCACAGCAGCTCGTAGACGCCGATCCGCAGCAGCCCGCGGTCCACCGCCGGCATCCGGTCGACCGACCAGCCCTCGGCGTGCTCGGCGATCAGCTGGTCGATCCGCTCGCGGTGGGTGGCGACGCCCTCGACCAGCCGCGCGGCGTAGTCCTGGACCGGTGGGGCGTCGTCGGTCTCGCGGCGCGCGGCCAGCACCTCCAGCGGTGCCTCGCCACGCGCCTCGGACTCGAAGAGGATGTCCAGGGCCCGTTTGCGGGCCTTGGTACGTGCACGCACGTCAGCTCACGCGGCCGAGGTAGCGGCCGTCCCGCGTGTCGACCTTCACCTTGGTGCCGGACTCCAGGAACAGCGGCACCTGGATCTCGGCGCCGGTCTCCAGGGTGGCCGGCTTGGTACCGCCCGTGGAACGGTCGCCCTGCAGGCCCGGGTCCGTGTGGGAGATGACCAGCTCGACCGAGGTCGGAAGCTCCACGAACAGCGGCTCGCCCTCGTGCAGCGACACCTGGGCGCCTGCGTTCTCCAGCAGGTACTTCGCGGCGTCGCCGACCTTCTCCTCCGGGATCGGGATCTGCTCGAAGGTGTCGCCGTCCATGAACACGAAGTCGGTGCCCTCGCGGTACAGGTAGGTCATGTCGCGGCGGTCGACCGTCGCGGTGTCGACCTTGGTGCCGGCGTTGAAGGTCTTGTCGACGACCTTGCCGGACATCACGTTCTTCAGGGTGGTGCGCACGAAGGCGCCGCCCTTGCCCGGCTTGACGTGCTGGAACGCCGTCACGGTCCACAGCTGGCCCTCGAGGTTCAGCACCAGGCCGTTCTTCAGGTCGTTCGTGGTCGCCACGTGCGCGTTCTCCTGATCGGGTGTCGGGTCTCGCTGGTCGGGCACCGGGTCCCGACGGCGCCACGGCCACGGTCGGCGGGCGGCGCGTCGCGAGGACGTCCGGTACGTCCGGCGCGCCCTGCCCGCGGGCGGTGCGCACCTGACGGTCAAGGGTACCGGCACGCGGTCCACCTGCCCGTGCCGGGCCGGTTCAGACCTCGATCAGGTCGCGGGGCAGGGTCGTCAGCGGTACGGCGGGCCCGCCGGCCGGCACGTGCAGGGTGTCCTCGATCCGCACCCCACCGCGTCCCTCCAGGTAGACGCCCGGTTCGACGGTCACGACCGCGCCGGCGGGAACGGTCCCGGCCCCGGTGCGGGCCAGCCACGGCGGCTCGTGGACCGCCAGCCCGACGCCGTGCCCGAGGCCGTGCGGGAACTCGTCGCCGTACCCCGCCTTCTCGATCACCGTGCGGGCGGCGGCGTCGACCTCGCGCACCCCGGCACCGCCGCCGAGCGCGGCCCGCCCGGCACCGGCCGCGGCGTCGACCAGGGCGTGCAGCTCGCGCTGCCAGCCGGCGGCCGGGCCGAGGCAGAACGTCCGGGTGGTGTCGGAGTGGTAGCCGTCCAGCTCCGCCCCGAAGTCGATCTTCACGAGGTCGCCCCGGCACAGCTCGGCGTCCGTCGGCGCGTGGTGCGGGACGGCCGAGTTCGCCCCGGCGGCGAGGATCGTGTCGAACGACGGCCCGGCCGCGCCCAGGCGCCGCATGCGGTCGTCGAGGTCGCCGGCGACCTCCCGCTCGGTCCGGCCCGGCGCGAGCCCGCCGGCGTCGAGCAGGGCGCGCAGCGCGGTGTCGGCCAGCTCGCAGGCGGCCCGGATCGCCGCGACCTCGCCGTCGTCCTTGACCTGCCGCAGCCGGCCGACCAGGCCCGGGGCGCGGCGCAGGCGCCGTCCCGGGGCCGCGTCCCGGACCGCGGCGAGCCCGTCCACCGTCAGGGTCGCCGAGTCGTAGCCCAGTCCGGCCCCGGTCGGGACGCTCGCCGCGGCGGCCGGGGCGCTCGGCCGGTCGATCACCACGGGCAGGTCCGGGCACTGCGCGGCCGCCTGGAGCCGGTACCGGCCGTCGGTGCACAGCAGGTCCTCGCCCGCGCGGGACACCACGACCGCGGCGTTCGAGCCGGTGAACCCGGTGAGGTAGCGGACGTCGAGCAGGTCGGTGACCAGCAGCGCGTCCAGCCCCTCGGCGTCGAGGAGTGCGCGCACGGCGTCCCGGCGGGCGGCATGGGGCATGCGCGCGACCCTATGCCGGCATCTAGGGTCGCCGCATGGGCCTGTACTTCCGCCAGCTGCTCTCCGGCCAGGACTACGCCGTCGGCGACCCGGTGGCCACCCAGATGGTCAACTTCTCGTACCTGATCGGCGACACCGAGACGCGGGACGCGGTGGTCGTCGACCCTGCCTACTCCCCCGACGAGCTGCTGGCCGTGCTCGACGCGGACGGCATGCGGCTCACCGGGGTGCTCGCCACCCACCACCACCCCGACCACGTCGGTGGCTCGATGCTGGGCTTCGACCTCCGCGGGATCGCGGACCTGCTCGGGAAGCACCCGGTGCCGATCCACGTCCAGCGTCCCGAGGCCGACTACGTGACCCGGGTGACCGGCCTGTCCGCGACCGACCTGACCCCGCACGACCACGACGACGTCGTCGAGGTCGGCAACGTCGCGATCCGGCTGCTGCACACCCCGGGCCACACCCCGGGCAGCCAGAGCTTCCTGGTGCCCGACCCGGACGGCGGGGACAAGCTCGTCGCCGGTGACACCTTGTTCCTGCAGGGCTGCGGGCGGACCGACTTCCCGGGCGGGGACGCCGCGCAGATGTACCACTCGCTGCAGCAGCTGGCGTCGCTCAAGGGCAACCCGACCGTCTACCCCGGGCACCGCTACACGGACGCCGCCAGCGCGCCGCTGCAGGACGTGCAGCGCACCAACATGGTGTACCGGGCGAGCTCCGCGGAGCAGTTCGTGGCAGCGTTCGGCGGGTGAGCCGCGGCCGGCTCAGCGGGTGATCGCCGCGTAGGCGGCTTCCAGCAGCGCCGGGTCCGGGCCCTCGAGCCGCCCCGGCTTCGCGAGGCCGTCGAGCACGACGAACCGCAGCGTCCCGGCCCGGGACTTCTTGTCCCCCCGCATGGTCGCGGTGAGCTCGGGCAGCGCCCCGGGCTCGTAGGAGGTCGGCAGGCCCACCCGGTCCAGCACCTCGCGGTGCAGGTCCACGGTGGCGTCGTCGAGCCGGCCCGCGGCCCGGGCCAGCTCGGCGGCGAACACCAGCCCGACCGAGACGGCGTTGCCGTGCCGCCACCGGTAGTCCTCGCGGCGCTCGATCGCGTGGCCGAGGGTGTGGCCGTAGTTGAGGATCTCCCGCAGGTGCGACTCGCGCAGGTCGGCGCCGACCACGTCGGCCTTGACCCGGATCGAGCGCCGCACCAGCTCGGCCAGCACCGGCCCGCCCGGGTCGAGCGCCGCGGCCGGGTCGGCGCGCACCCGGTCGAGGATGACCGGGTCGGCGATGAAACCGGCCTTCCACACCTCGGCGGATCCGGCGACGAGCTCGGCGCGGGGCAACGTGCGCAGGGTGTCCAGGTCGACGAGCACCGCCGACGGCTCGTGGAACGCACCCACCAGGTTCTTCCCGGCCGCGGTGTTGATGCCGGTCTTGCCACCGACCGCGGCGTCGACCATCGCGAGCAGCGTGGTCGGGACGTGCACGACCCGGATGCCGCGCATCCAGGTGGCGGCGACGAACCCGGCGAGGTCGGTGACCGCACCCCCACCGAGCCCCACGACGACGTCGGCGCGGGTCAGCGCCGCGTCCGCGCAGGCCTGCCAGCAGGCGGCGAGCGAGTCGAGGGACTTCCCGGCCTCGGCGTCGGCGACCTGGATCGTGGACGCGGCCAGCCCGGCCCCGGTCAGCTCGGCGCGGGCGGCCTCCGCCCGGTCGGCGAGGGTCGGCGGGTGCACGATCAGGGTGCGGCCGGCGCCGGTGCCCGCGACGACCTCGGCCAGCCGGGCCGCGACGCCGGCGCCGACGAGCACCGGGTACGGGTGCTCGGCGTGCACCTCGATGCGGACCGATCCGTCCGGCTCGACGACGCCCGAGTCGTCCGGGAACGCGGTGGGGTCGGTGGTGCCGGTCATCGGGCCTCCACCCGGTCGTCGTGTGTGCCGTTCCCGCCGTCCCGACCGCGCCCGGGGGCCCCGAAGCCGGGGGACGGCAGCGGCGCGTCCTCGCGGGGGGTCGGCCGGTCGCGCGGGTCCTCCGCGTCCGGGTCGGCGTCGGCATCGGCGTCGTCGGCCCCGGGGAGCTCGCAGGCACGCAGCACGGCGGCGACGACCTGGTGGGGGCTGCGGCGCGCGGTCTGCACCTGCACGGTCGCGACCTCGGCGTAGAGCGGCGCCCGGTCGGAGAGCAGCGCCCGGAACGTCGCCCGCGGGTTCACCCCGGCCAGCAGCGGCCGCGCGGCGGACATGCCGGTGCGGCGCATGCCGTCGGCGAGGTCGACGTCGAGCGCGACGACCCGGTGCTCCCGCAGCAGCTCCCGGGTCTCCGCCGCGAGCACCGATCCCCCGCCGAGCGCGAGCACCCCGTGCCCGGCCCGGAGCTGCTCGGCGACGACCTCGCGTTCGAGCGCCCGGAACGCCGGCTCGCCCTCCTGCACGAACATCTCGGCGATCGGCTTGCCGATCCGCTCGACGACCACGGCGTCGGTGTCGGCGAAGGTCAGGCCGAGCCGCTCGGCGAGCAGGCTGCCGATCGTCGTCTTGCCGGACCCGGGCGGGCCGACCAGCACGAGGAAGGGACGGCCCTCGGCGTCCGGTCCGGGCGCGCTCACCGGTCGCCCCCGGCCAGGTAGCCGGCCACGTTCCGCCGGGTCTCGGCCAGCGAGTCGCCGCCGAACTTCTCCAGCACCGCCTGCGCCAGCACCAGCGCGACCATCGTCTC
It contains:
- a CDS encoding shikimate kinase encodes the protein MSAPGPDAEGRPFLVLVGPPGSGKTTIGSLLAERLGLTFADTDAVVVERIGKPIAEMFVQEGEPAFRALEREVVAEQLRAGHGVLALGGGSVLAAETRELLREHRVVALDVDLADGMRRTGMSAARPLLAGVNPRATFRALLSDRAPLYAEVATVQVQTARRSPHQVVAAVLRACELPGADDADADADPDAEDPRDRPTPREDAPLPSPGFGAPGRGRDGGNGTHDDRVEAR
- the aroB gene encoding 3-dehydroquinate synthase encodes the protein MTGTTDPTAFPDDSGVVEPDGSVRIEVHAEHPYPVLVGAGVAARLAEVVAGTGAGRTLIVHPPTLADRAEAARAELTGAGLAASTIQVADAEAGKSLDSLAACWQACADAALTRADVVVGLGGGAVTDLAGFVAATWMRGIRVVHVPTTLLAMVDAAVGGKTGINTAAGKNLVGAFHEPSAVLVDLDTLRTLPRAELVAGSAEVWKAGFIADPVILDRVRADPAAALDPGGPVLAELVRRSIRVKADVVGADLRESHLREILNYGHTLGHAIERREDYRWRHGNAVSVGLVFAAELARAAGRLDDATVDLHREVLDRVGLPTSYEPGALPELTATMRGDKKSRAGTLRFVVLDGLAKPGRLEGPDPALLEAAYAAITR
- the efp gene encoding elongation factor P is translated as MATTNDLKNGLVLNLEGQLWTVTAFQHVKPGKGGAFVRTTLKNVMSGKVVDKTFNAGTKVDTATVDRRDMTYLYREGTDFVFMDGDTFEQIPIPEEKVGDAAKYLLENAGAQVSLHEGEPLFVELPTSVELVISHTDPGLQGDRSTGGTKPATLETGAEIQVPLFLESGTKVKVDTRDGRYLGRVS
- a CDS encoding Xaa-Pro peptidase family protein, producing MPHAARRDAVRALLDAEGLDALLVTDLLDVRYLTGFTGSNAAVVVSRAGEDLLCTDGRYRLQAAAQCPDLPVVIDRPSAPAAAASVPTGAGLGYDSATLTVDGLAAVRDAAPGRRLRRAPGLVGRLRQVKDDGEVAAIRAACELADTALRALLDAGGLAPGRTEREVAGDLDDRMRRLGAAGPSFDTILAAGANSAVPHHAPTDAELCRGDLVKIDFGAELDGYHSDTTRTFCLGPAAGWQRELHALVDAAAGAGRAALGGGAGVREVDAAARTVIEKAGYGDEFPHGLGHGVGLAVHEPPWLARTGAGTVPAGAVVTVEPGVYLEGRGGVRIEDTLHVPAGGPAVPLTTLPRDLIEV
- the nusB gene encoding transcription antitermination factor NusB, yielding MRARTKARKRALDILFESEARGEAPLEVLAARRETDDAPPVQDYAARLVEGVATHRERIDQLIAEHAEGWSVDRMPAVDRGLLRIGVYELLWVDDVDDPVAITEAVELARTLSTDDSPRYVNGVLGQISDIAEHLRATL
- a CDS encoding MBL fold metallo-hydrolase, coding for MGLYFRQLLSGQDYAVGDPVATQMVNFSYLIGDTETRDAVVVDPAYSPDELLAVLDADGMRLTGVLATHHHPDHVGGSMLGFDLRGIADLLGKHPVPIHVQRPEADYVTRVTGLSATDLTPHDHDDVVEVGNVAIRLLHTPGHTPGSQSFLVPDPDGGDKLVAGDTLFLQGCGRTDFPGGDAAQMYHSLQQLASLKGNPTVYPGHRYTDAASAPLQDVQRTNMVYRASSAEQFVAAFGG
- a CDS encoding transcriptional regulator encodes the protein MGDYAKALGGKLRAIRQQQGLSLHGVEQKSGGRWKAVVVGSYERGDRAVTVQKLAELADFYGVPVAELLPEGRVPSGSEPATKIVINLERLQQLPADKVGPLARYAAAIQSQRGDYNGKVLSIRAEDLRSLAIIYDMSPGELTDQLIEWGVLPPESRPGPHVG